The following proteins come from a genomic window of Nicotiana tomentosiformis chromosome 12, ASM39032v3, whole genome shotgun sequence:
- the LOC138902439 gene encoding zinc finger BED domain-containing protein RICESLEEPER 1-like, with protein sequence MAHILNLIVQDGLKEIDISLKRIRRAVRWNSTYLMLETVQNFEKGFAKLYLFDDGFSTHLCMHVLRMGMLFYELTEKVSSSRYVTSNCHFEDIYELDSHLKACLATDDTNLSKMAGKMKEKCKKYWGEPEKMHKMIFIASVLDSHNKLEYVGFALEEMFGEEPGKKITVEVDAYLNSLSTSSDSSSGNVRSKSVRTKLQLKRQKEDSGSGCVKSELERYISEEQEPVSDDSDDFKS encoded by the exons ATGGCTCACATACTTAATCTAATTGTGCAAGATGGTTTGAAAGAAATTGATATTTCTCTAAAACGTATTAGACGAGCTGTAAG gtggaattccacctactTGATGTTGGAAACGGTGCAAAACTTTGAGAAGGGCTTTGCCAAACTTTATCTTTTTGATGATGGATTTTCTACTCATCTTTGTATGCATGTTTTGAGGATGGGAATGTT ATTTTACGAGCTCACCGAAAAAGTTTCAAGTTCACGTTATGTCACTTCTAATTGTCATTTTGAGGATATATATGAGCTTGATAGTCATTTGAAAGCTTGTTTAGCTACTGATGATACTAATTTGAGTAAGATGGCGGGGAAGATGAAAGAAAAGTGTAAAAAATATTGGGGTGAACCTGAAAAGATGCATAAAATGATATTCATTGCTTCTGTATTAGATTCTCATAACAAATTAGAGTATGTTGGTTTTGCACTTGAGGAAATGTTCGGGGAGGAACCAGGGAAGAAAATAACTGTTGAAGTGGATGCTTATTTGAATTCTTT ATCTACTTCATCTGATTCATCTAGTGGAAATGTGAGATCGAAATCTGTGAGAACAAAGCTTCAATTGAAAAGGCAAAAGGAAGACTCTGGAAGTGGATGTGTTAAATCTGAATTGGAAAGATATATTAGTGAAGAACAAGAGCCAGTGTCTGATGATTCTGATGACTTTAAATCTTAG
- the LOC138902438 gene encoding uncharacterized protein translates to MARESEKSQKTTSPSQKRMLMEFFYLQYDTLIISLNILDFKIKRVLVDPGTGFNLTSVITQGEILFPTYVEGVTKTTMFEVVDGDMGYNVILGRSWIHEMKVVPSTYHQLLNFPTPEGIKKIKGDQLVAREMNAVTVYSSKGKETSK, encoded by the exons ATGGCAAGAGAATCCGAGAAGTCTCAGAAGACAACATCACCTTCACAGAAGAGGATGTTGATGGAATTCTTCTACCTACAATATGATACTTtgataatttctctcaatattttagatttcaaaattaagcgtgttttggttgatccaggaa CTGGCTTCAACCTAACAAGTGTGATAACCCAAGGAGAAATTTTGTTTCCCACATATGTCGAAGGTGTAACAAAGACCACCATGttcgaagtagtagatggagACATGGGCTATAATGTAATCCTCGGAAGGTCGTGGATACATGAAATGAAGGTCGTCCCTTCAACCTACCATCAACTGTTAAACTTTCCAACACCAGAAGGGATCAAGAAGATCAAAGGAGATCAACTAGttgcaagggagatgaatgcagtAACTGTTTACAGCAGCAAGGGCAAAGAAACCAGCAAATAG